A portion of the Actomonas aquatica genome contains these proteins:
- the ftsZ gene encoding cell division protein FtsZ, with translation MSLNASELPLAAPANALNDPDVSIKVIGLGGAGGNVVDRLKMENLDRLRLAAINTDLQALNSSPLEEKVLIGSAITRGLGAGGDPDLGFDAAESDREKIAEVVRDCDLVFLIAGMGGGTSSGAAPIVADVASEAGALVIAFVTMPFSFEGGRRGKQAEEGLLALRRSCDAVITLPNDILLQEASEGETALDSFARADAWIGQAVRSVWAMLFRTGLINLDFATLRQAFHTRGGKTLFGLGQGEGPDAVAQAIASLDMCPLLATPEHARKADRLLVNIVGGTDLKLSKVNEIMSAVTERYGRDSHVIMGAVIDEDLQGRVEVCVIGTSDIGGRLPPRRPSSSRGRSNAGAASPVGVRVADIARVETPEPAAASGATEVEKAGAKARGKRPAADESQNEFFFQNLAENRGHFERTDRNLFEGQDLDVPTYLRKGIKINL, from the coding sequence ATGTCTCTCAACGCTTCCGAACTCCCCCTCGCGGCTCCGGCCAACGCTCTGAACGATCCAGACGTCTCCATCAAGGTCATCGGCCTCGGTGGTGCCGGCGGCAACGTCGTCGATCGACTGAAGATGGAGAATCTCGATCGCCTGCGGCTGGCGGCGATCAACACCGACCTGCAGGCGCTCAACTCCTCGCCCTTGGAGGAGAAGGTGCTCATCGGCTCGGCCATCACCCGCGGCCTCGGCGCCGGCGGCGATCCCGACCTCGGCTTTGATGCAGCGGAATCTGATCGCGAGAAGATCGCCGAAGTCGTGCGCGATTGTGATCTGGTGTTTCTCATCGCCGGCATGGGCGGCGGCACCAGCAGCGGGGCCGCTCCGATCGTGGCGGACGTGGCGAGTGAAGCCGGCGCGCTGGTGATCGCGTTTGTCACCATGCCCTTCAGCTTCGAAGGCGGCCGTCGCGGCAAACAGGCGGAGGAAGGACTGCTCGCGCTGCGCCGCAGTTGCGACGCGGTGATCACCTTGCCCAACGACATTTTGCTGCAGGAGGCCTCCGAAGGGGAGACCGCCCTCGATTCCTTTGCGCGCGCCGATGCGTGGATCGGGCAGGCGGTGCGTTCGGTCTGGGCGATGCTTTTCCGCACCGGCCTGATCAATCTCGACTTCGCCACGCTGCGACAGGCCTTCCACACGCGCGGTGGCAAAACCCTTTTCGGCCTCGGCCAAGGCGAAGGGCCGGACGCGGTGGCGCAGGCCATTGCGAGTCTCGACATGTGCCCGCTGCTCGCCACGCCCGAGCATGCTCGCAAAGCCGACCGCCTGCTGGTCAACATCGTGGGCGGCACCGACCTGAAGCTGAGCAAGGTCAACGAGATCATGAGCGCGGTCACCGAGCGCTACGGGCGCGATTCGCATGTGATCATGGGCGCGGTGATCGACGAAGACCTGCAGGGTCGGGTGGAGGTCTGTGTGATCGGCACGAGCGACATCGGCGGCCGCCTGCCGCCACGGCGGCCGTCCTCCAGCCGCGGCCGCAGCAACGCCGGGGCCGCGAGTCCGGTGGGGGTTCGCGTCGCCGACATCGCCCGGGTGGAAACGCCCGAACCGGCGGCTGCGTCGGGGGCAACCGAAGTCGAAAAAGCGGGTGCCAAAGCCCGGGGTAAACGCCCCGCGGCGGATGAATCGCAGAACGAGTTTTTCTTCCAAAACCTGGCGGAGAACCGCGGTCACTTTGAGCGCACCGATCGAAATCTCTTCGAAGGGCAGGATCTGGACGTGCCGACTTACTTGCGCAAAGGCATCAAGATCAACCTCTAG
- the ftsA gene encoding cell division protein FtsA produces MSSKSRFIGAVEIGTSKIAVLIGEIVQNTVNLIGFGECQSHGVMKGVVTDFKAASDAAHNALITAEQSAGVKIDEVYLAQSGGHLEGFYNQASVSVSAADNMVSQMDIDTVCRLAKAKALPEGRMVVHHIRRPYLLDGKMVGANPEHLNGQRLEVGYWTVHGQEAMIANSIHVIRGFDVRVGDMILASLGSGTMVTTQQDRQHGALVIDIGAGTSDFVLYRDGVPFMTGVVPVGGEHLTNDLTLGLRVTEGQAEKLKLRHGRANVITHEKGKKVWLNGDYAIGDRQFPQQTIETITAARMEELFEVIKKKLGPALAPERCAAGVMLTGGTAKLPGIEDTASAILGLPAQRGQMPPGLEQKLQDPSHTAVLGLLHYGLQSRGDRPLQKRRATGGILRKLFPARA; encoded by the coding sequence GTGAGTTCCAAGTCCCGCTTCATCGGTGCCGTTGAAATCGGCACATCCAAGATCGCCGTGTTGATCGGCGAGATTGTGCAAAACACCGTCAACCTCATCGGCTTCGGCGAGTGCCAGTCACACGGCGTCATGAAAGGCGTGGTGACCGACTTCAAAGCCGCCAGCGACGCCGCCCACAACGCGCTCATCACCGCCGAACAGAGTGCGGGCGTGAAGATCGACGAGGTTTACCTGGCGCAATCGGGTGGCCACCTCGAAGGCTTCTACAACCAGGCTTCGGTGAGCGTGAGTGCCGCCGACAACATGGTGAGCCAGATGGACATCGATACGGTGTGTCGTCTCGCCAAAGCCAAGGCGCTTCCGGAAGGCCGCATGGTGGTGCATCACATCCGCCGCCCCTATTTGCTGGACGGCAAGATGGTCGGCGCCAACCCCGAGCACTTGAACGGGCAGCGTCTCGAGGTGGGATATTGGACGGTGCATGGTCAGGAGGCGATGATCGCCAACAGCATCCATGTGATCCGCGGTTTTGATGTGCGGGTGGGGGATATGATTCTGGCCAGTCTCGGTTCCGGCACGATGGTGACGACTCAGCAGGACCGCCAACACGGCGCGCTGGTCATCGACATCGGCGCGGGCACGAGCGACTTCGTGCTCTACCGTGACGGGGTGCCCTTCATGACCGGCGTGGTGCCGGTCGGCGGTGAACACCTCACCAACGACCTCACCCTCGGCCTGCGGGTGACCGAAGGGCAGGCGGAAAAACTTAAACTACGCCACGGCCGCGCCAACGTGATCACTCACGAAAAGGGCAAGAAGGTCTGGCTCAACGGCGACTACGCCATCGGCGACCGCCAGTTCCCGCAGCAGACCATCGAGACCATCACGGCGGCCCGCATGGAGGAACTCTTCGAGGTCATCAAAAAGAAGCTTGGCCCGGCGCTCGCGCCGGAGCGTTGCGCGGCCGGGGTCATGTTGACGGGCGGCACCGCGAAGCTGCCGGGCATCGAAGATACGGCCAGCGCCATTCTCGGGCTGCCCGCCCAAAGGGGACAGATGCCTCCGGGTCTGGAGCAGAAGCTCCAGGACCCGTCTCACACTGCGGTGCTCGGCCTTTTGCACTACGGCCTGCAATCCCGCGGCGATCGTCCGCTGCAGAAACGCCGCGCGACTGGCGGCATCCTGCGCAAACTCTTCCCGGCCCGCGCCTGA